A DNA window from Synchiropus splendidus isolate RoL2022-P1 chromosome 2, RoL_Sspl_1.0, whole genome shotgun sequence contains the following coding sequences:
- the LOC128754301 gene encoding small integral membrane protein 14-like, translating into MAEGGFDPCECICSHEHAMRRLINLLRQAQSYCTDTECLLELPGPSGSGGAGGDFSFPMIVIGWMVLALLLFLLRPASLRRPRIAAKPTGPDNSDQREPPAPPVD; encoded by the exons ATGGCAGAGGGAGGTTTCGACCCATGTGAGTGCATCTGCTCCCATGAGCATGCAATGAGGCGTCTTATCAACCTG CTCCGGCAAGCTCAGTCTTACTGCACAGACACAGAGTGCCTTCTGGAAC TGCCAGGTCCAAGTGGGTCCGGGGGAGCAGGAGGTGACTTCAGCTTCCCTATGATCGTGATAGGATGGATGGTGCTGGCTCTGCTTCTGTTCTTGCTGCGTCCTGCAAGTCTCCGACGGCCTCGTATCGCTGCCAAGCCCACCGGACCAGACAAT AGTGATCAGAGAGAGCCGCCAGCGCCACCTGTTGATTAA